Proteins co-encoded in one Bradyrhizobium sp. 170 genomic window:
- a CDS encoding ATP-binding cassette domain-containing protein, with translation MIRESGTPVLEVAGLRRAFGGLVAVNDLGFAVGHGEIMGLLGPNGSGKTTALNLMSGVLRPDAGTIRLMGRNIAGLASYRIARLGLARTFQLVRVLDGMDCRENIRAGLAFQKPHLPATEAEVRIDTLLDRVGLAGHDRRPAADLTYIDRKRLELARALAARPRLLLLDEWLAGLNPSELMIGIDLIRSLKADGITIVLVEHVMNAVRALCDRCVVMSSGRKIAEGATADVLSDAAVVKAYLGGVAADA, from the coding sequence GCCGGCCTGCGGCGCGCTTTCGGCGGGCTGGTTGCGGTCAACGACCTAGGTTTTGCGGTCGGGCACGGTGAAATCATGGGCCTGCTCGGCCCCAACGGGTCCGGCAAGACGACGGCGCTCAATCTGATGTCGGGCGTGCTGCGTCCCGATGCCGGCACCATCCGCCTGATGGGCCGGAACATCGCCGGCCTCGCCTCGTACCGGATCGCGCGGCTCGGCCTGGCGCGGACATTTCAGCTCGTCCGCGTGCTCGATGGCATGGATTGCCGCGAGAACATCAGGGCGGGGCTGGCGTTCCAGAAGCCGCATCTGCCCGCCACCGAGGCCGAGGTCCGGATCGACACGCTCCTCGATCGCGTCGGCCTTGCCGGGCACGACCGGCGGCCGGCGGCCGACCTCACCTATATCGACCGCAAGCGCCTGGAGCTCGCACGCGCCCTCGCCGCCAGGCCGCGGCTGCTGCTGCTCGACGAATGGCTCGCGGGCTTAAATCCATCCGAACTCATGATCGGCATCGACCTGATCCGGTCGCTGAAGGCTGATGGCATCACCATCGTGCTGGTCGAACATGTGATGAACGCGGTGCGCGCGCTGTGCGATCGTTGCGTCGTGATGAGCAGTGGCCGCAAGATCGCCGAAGGCGCGACCGCTGATGTTCTGAGCGATGCGGCCGTCGTGAAGGCCTATCTCGGCGGAGTAGCCGCCGATGCTTGA